GTTCTGGACGATCTGCACTTCTTGAGATGGGGACAGAACAGCGGCATCGAGGTGAGCAATCACCTGAAGTGGATCGCCAACGAGTTCCCGGTGACGCTGCTGATGGTGGGGGTCGAACTTGCCGAGAAGGGCCTGTTCGGCGAGGGAACCAACGGGCGCGACACCGCTCTGGCCCAGACGGGCCGTCGCACCACCCGTCTGGGGCTGCGTCCGTTCACCATCGAAGCGGAGGCCGGGCGACGGGAATGGCGGCAGATGCTGCTGGCCCTCGAACAGCGCCTCGTGCTCACCGACAAGCACCCCGGCATGCTCGCGGACGACCTGTCCGACTACCTCTTCGCCCGCAGTACCGGACACATCGGCTCGCTGATGACGCTGATCAACCGCGGCTGCCAGCGGGCGGTCCGCACCGGCGCCGAACGTCTCGACCAGGAGTTGATGGACCGGGTGAAGAACGATGAGGCATCCGAGGCGGCCCGCCTCGAGCTTCAGGCCGCGTTGGAGAAGAAGCGGCTGACCAGCCGTCCGCGATCCCGGAGCCGACGAGCCGCATGAGACCGCCGGCCCGCACCCTGCCGATCCGGCTGCCCCCGCTGCCCGGCGAAGCCCTGGATTCCTGGTTGGAGGCGCTGGCACGACGGCTGGACACCTCGCTCGGTGAAGTGCTGCGACATCTGGGGTTCCCGGTCAGGGAGCGGTCCGGGAACCACCTTCGGGACATTCCCCCGGACTGGACGGTCCTGCTCAACGGGCAGCAGACCGCGGCCGTCGCGCACGCAAGTGGGCTGGACGAGCAGACCGTCACGACCCTTACTCTCGCCCACTACGACTCCAGGGCCGCGCGCATCGACTTCCAGCGTCGGTACGTGAACCGGCACGTTCTCTGGGGCCGCAGTCGAGGCTCCCGGTTCTGTCCAGACTGCCTGAGGGATACCGACGGCCGATGGCAGCTGTTCTGGCGACTGGGTTGGGCGTTCGCCTGTCCCCGTCACGGCCGCCTGCTGGCGGACTGTTGTCCGCAGTGCGGACGTATCCCCCGTCAGCGCCCCCGCTCGGGCAGGGTCGTCCCTCACCCGGGAGTCTGCGGCAATCCGTCCGCCCACCAGGATGGTCGAGGTCCTGGGGGCTGCGGTTTCGATTTCTCACGGACTCATACGCTCTGGCTGCCTGCAGCACATCCCGCGCTCGCGGCGCAGGAGAAGCTGAGGGATGTCATTGAGTCCGGAACCGCAGCCTTCGGCACCTACGCGATCAGCCCCCAGCAGTCCCAGACGGCACTGGCAGATGTCCGGGCTATCGGTGGGCGGGTGCTGGCCGACCTTCCAGAGCACGTCGCCAGAAGCCTGGTTCCGGCGGACATCGCCGAGGAGCATTTCACCCCCGACCCGGGCTCCCGGCTCGCCCTGCGGGCGACTGAACGGCCCGGTTTTATGGCGCCACCACGAGCGGCGAGTATTGCCGTCGGGGCGATCATCGCCCTGCACGTTCTTGATCAGCCCGACATCCACCAGGCAGGGGCCGCGATGCGCGGCTTACTGGAGGCGATGCGGGACGAGCTCTGGCAGATCACCTCCACCAGCATCGATAGCTGGGGACGTGGCCTGAGCCCCGTGCTGAAGGGAGTTCAACTGGCGGCGCTGGCACCGTCCTTGCGCCCTAGCGAACACATCCGATATTGCACACCCACCGACCTGCCCAGACGCCCGGGAAAGACCAGCCAGGACATCGCCCAACGGGCCCGGAAGATCCCGAGCACGTTCTGGAAGTTATGGACAACACGGCTCGTCCCATCCGATGGCGTCTATCCCCGCACGCTCGCCCCGGTCCTGGCCGCCATGCTCCTGACCGTCGACAGCCGGACTACCTTCGAGGAAGCCGCCGCCTACCTCGGAGGAGTCACCGACAGAATCGACATCTCCCGCATCCTGCAGATGCTCGACGACCAGCCGCATTGGCCGGACACCGTTAGAGCTCTGGTTCGGTTGGCCGACCACCTCGATGCTGTTCACGTTCCCGTCGACTACCGGCGACGCCGTGGTCTGGACTACACGAATCTGCTGCCGACCGAACGCTGGCTGGAGATCTGCCGCCGCACAGACACAAGCCCGGGAAGCGGCCGCCGTGAACGCATTGCCCGCAGCCACCTGTTCCAGCGCATCAGTGGGCTTCCCCTCGAAGCGGCCCCCGACCACCAAAGACTCAACGAAGCAGAGTTCCGAGCCCAAGCCGCCCGTTTTGCCGCCGTGCAAACCCCCAAGCTGGCCGAAGCGCTGGCCTACGAAGCCAGAATCTTCCTCGCCGAGCACCGTATCCGCGACGAGCCCGTGACCTGGCATCCTCCCGCCACTTTGCTGAGCGGACTCGAACTTCCCGGTCCCGACCCAGCACACATCGACGTCTCCCGTCTGCACCGACTCGTTCGCCAGCACAAAAACCCGGTTCAGTACGCAGCCGATGTCCTCGGCACGAGCATCGAGGCGGTCCGGCACATTCTGGACGAACGCCCAGCACCCGAACCTCCGCCGAAGAGCACAGTGAGACCCATGCCCCGCATCCGCATGCGGGCACGCCAGGAAGTGCCGCCCGACACCTTCTCCCGCCTCTACCTCGACGAGCACCGCTCTCTTGACGACATCGCCGAGCTCACCGGCTTCTCCCGGAAGGTGCTGACCGCTCTCGCGCGGGAATACGGCGTCTCTCTGCGCAGCGGGAACCGGGACTACAGACGTCGCGGAGTAGTCGAGAAGGACTGGCTGACGGAGCAGTACGTCGTCCATCGCCGGACGCTGGCCGACCTCGCCCGAGAGAAGGACATGAGCCCCACGAACATGGCCCGATGGGCCCACACCCACAACATCCCCCTCCGCTCTCCTGGAGGAAGAAGCCACCACACTGCCCTCCGCGCAACCGATCACGCCGAGGAGTAGGGAGGGAGTCAGTCCCGACGCTGACTGCTGGAGCCAGCCATTGCTGGCCCGCAGTTCGCCGGAAGTCTCTCCACCACCATGGAGATGGCCTCCTCTGCCGTGTCAGCTTCACCGACGACTGTCCCGCGGGAAGGCCCGCAGACTCGGTATCGTCCGTCGCTCAGTGGGTCGACGAACGGCACGTCCCATGAGTACGGGAACCCGGTGCAGGTCGTGAAGTGAAGTGACCAGTGGCTGGTGAACGGATACAACTGCCGCAGCTTCGGGTCGGTCGACGCAGTCTCGGCGAGCGCCAGTGTCTGGCGGGCGAGGTCGAGACGATCGGCCTCCTGGCGCAAGTCCTCCAAGAGGAGCCGCCACTGCACAGTGACCGCTTCGGCTGGACCGCGTTCATGCGCTTCGGCCAGTTCGCTCACCTTGATGAAGGGGGCAGCCTTCTCGATCTCGCGGAGCCGGGCCCCGTTTCGCCAACCTGCTGCGGCTCGGGCCAGCTTTTCCAGATCGGAGGTCGAGCCCGAGAGCAGTTGAACGCCTTGACGCAGGCCATTGATGTTGAACCAACGGCTCTCTGACCCGATGAAGATCCAGCAGGGTTCCCGGTCAGGAGCTGTGCTGGCCACGCTGGCTGTCCGCAGCGGGTCCGAGTCGTCGCTCAGCACCGCATCTAGGTCCAGCCCCTGCTCGGCAGCAGCCAGTGCCAAGGCCGCAGCCAGACTGCCGGCAGCCGCAAGATCCGGATAGAGAACAGGGTCGGCGGGAGTTGGTTCGTGTCGAGCGGGGCGCGGGGAGTTCGAGGTCACCGCCGGAGTCTGCCGTCTGCGCTGAGGAAATGGCCACCCTCGTGAGACGGATCTTCCATGCCGCACGGTGAGACAGGTCGCACCGCACCAGGTCAGCGGGCTGTGTCATGCCATGAGACGCGAGATCCTACACTTGTGGGGGCCGATCCGGTTCAGTAATCGAGCCCGTATCTCAGCAACGTCGGGTGGTTCAGTCGGCCCATGTGTCCAGCCCGGGAGCAGCGGGCGTGGAGTGGTGTTGTCGGCGTACGGTTGGGCGCCATGCGGATCACGAAGTACACCCACGCATGTGTGCGGTTCGAGCGCGATGGCCGGGTGCTGGTCATCGATCCCGGGACGTGGAGCGAGCCGGCTGCCCTGATCGGCGCGGACGCAGTGCTGGTGACTCACGAACACGCCGATCACATTGATGTCCTTCGCCTGGCGGGGCTCGGCGTGCCGGTTTACGCCCCGGCCGAAGCGAACATTCCACGGCTGGAGGTCACGGCGGTTTCCTCAGGTGTGGAGTTCACTGCTGCCGGCTTCCGCGTACAGCCGGTCGGCGGGCGTCACGCGTTCATCTACGCCGGCGAACCGGATTGTGCGAACCTCGGCTACATCATCGACGAGGCGATCTACCACCCTGGTGACTCGCTGCACGTCCCCGAGCAGCCGATCGAGACGCTCCTGGTTCCGGCCCAAGGATCGTGGATGAAGACGGCGGAGGCGATCGACTTCGTGAAGGCGATCAAACCGCAGCGGGCGTTCCCGATCCACGACGCGCAGATCAACGGTCGCGGCCTCAGCAGCGTCAACGGCTGGCTCGCCGAGGAGACCGACAGCGGTTACCGGTATCTGATGCCCGGCGAATCCGTCTGAAGTGATGTCCAGACTCGCAAATTGACACAGCCAGGGCTCTGTCCTATCCGGCGGGAGTGCCCGGCCGGCCCGCAGCTATGGGCCCTGGACCCTGCTGGACCACGAGCAGTGGTCCTGCGAGGACTCGACGGACCCCCGGCCCCCGATCGCTATCCGGTCGCGAGTGCCGTTTCGCGCAGACGTGCGGCGTCCTTGCCGGGTGGCGTGCCGAATTGGCGGCGGTATTCGCGGCTGAACTGCGAGGGGCTCTCATAGCCGACCGCGTAGGCAGTGCCCGCGACGTCGCCCGGATCGGCGATGAGCAGCAGGCGTGCCTCCTGCAGGCGGATCTGCTTCTGGAACTGGATCGGGCTCATCGCGGTGACCGCCCGGAAGCTGCGGTGGAAGGCCGATGGGCTCATCCGTGCGGTCTGGGCGAGGTCGTCGACCCGAATCGTGTCGGCGTAATGGTCGCGGATCCAGCGGACGGCATGGCCCACGCAGCTCAGGCTGCTGTCGGCGAGGCCGAGCTGGCGGACGGTGGCGTCCTGTTCCCCCGTCATGAGCAGCCAGAGGATCTCCCGTTCGACCATCGGGGCAAGCACCGGCAGGTCGCGCGGTCGGTCGAGCAGGCGCAGCATCCGTACCGCGGCGTCGATGAGCTCGTCGGAGGCGTCGCTGACGGCGATTCCCGACGGCGCCGCGACGCCGCGGCCGACGCGCCGGAAGTCGCCGGCCGCCGGATCCAGCAGCAGTTCCGCGATGACCGACGGCCGGAGGACGAGTCCGAAGCCGAGCGCGGGCTCAGCCGGGCTGGCCTCGGTGAACTGGCCGGTGACGGGCAGGTCGACGGATGCCACGAGGTACTGCCCAGCGCGGTACTCGTAGATACGGTCGCCGAGCGCGAGACTCTTGGCACCCTGCGCGATGAGAGCCAGCACAGTGCCTGTGGTGGACGTTGCCGGAGGGGCCGGCTCCGTCACGAGGGAGACGAGCACTCCGTCCAGAGCGGCGGTCCCGCCGTCGTGAGCATGCCGGGTGATGAGGGTGCGCAACTCGTCCAGGAGCATGTATCGATTGAATCATCCACGCGTCGTGGCGGATACCCGTTCCTGGCATAACAAGCAGGATGAGGCAAGAGAGTGCCAGGATTTGTCTATGGATTCCTGGGGTGGTGCTGCTTCGATTGAGGAAAGCGGCGAGAGCATTCGGCAGTCCGGACCGACCGGACACGGTGCGGCCGCACCGCATGGAAGGAACAAGACCCATGACCACAGCCATCGTCACAGGCGCCAGCTCCGGCATCGGCCGGGGCGCAGCCGTCCAGATCGCCAAGCGCGGTTCCGGCGTCATCCTGACCTACAACAAGAACCCCGAGGGAGCCCACGAGACCGTCGCGGAGATCGAAAAACTCGGCGGCGCCGCCGTCGCGCTGCCTCTGGACATCGGCCGCAGCGAGACCTTTCCCGCCTTCAGGGAGTCTGTGTGCCGCGCTCTTGCCGACACCTGGCAGGCGGACTCCGTCACGTACCTCGTGAACAATGCCGGGTTCGGCCGGATGTCGATGTTCGAGGACACCACCGAGGAGCTGTTCGACACGTTCGTGCGGGTCATCCTGAAGGGGCCGTACTTCCTCACCCAGACCATGCTGCCGCTGCTGCAGGACGGCGGCGCCATCGTCAACGTCACCAGCAACTCGGCTCTGTCCTCGGGCTTGGAACCCGGCTACTCGGCCTACGCCTCGATGAAGGGCGGCCTCGTCGTGCTCACCCGCTATCTCGCCAAGGAACTCAGCGTACGAGGCATCCGCGTGAACTCCGTCGCTCCGGGCCCCACGCGCACCCGCCTCGCCGACGACGCCTT
This sequence is a window from Streptomyces sp. NBC_01217. Protein-coding genes within it:
- a CDS encoding TniQ family protein, whose protein sequence is MRPPARTLPIRLPPLPGEALDSWLEALARRLDTSLGEVLRHLGFPVRERSGNHLRDIPPDWTVLLNGQQTAAVAHASGLDEQTVTTLTLAHYDSRAARIDFQRRYVNRHVLWGRSRGSRFCPDCLRDTDGRWQLFWRLGWAFACPRHGRLLADCCPQCGRIPRQRPRSGRVVPHPGVCGNPSAHQDGRGPGGCGFDFSRTHTLWLPAAHPALAAQEKLRDVIESGTAAFGTYAISPQQSQTALADVRAIGGRVLADLPEHVARSLVPADIAEEHFTPDPGSRLALRATERPGFMAPPRAASIAVGAIIALHVLDQPDIHQAGAAMRGLLEAMRDELWQITSTSIDSWGRGLSPVLKGVQLAALAPSLRPSEHIRYCTPTDLPRRPGKTSQDIAQRARKIPSTFWKLWTTRLVPSDGVYPRTLAPVLAAMLLTVDSRTTFEEAAAYLGGVTDRIDISRILQMLDDQPHWPDTVRALVRLADHLDAVHVPVDYRRRRGLDYTNLLPTERWLEICRRTDTSPGSGRRERIARSHLFQRISGLPLEAAPDHQRLNEAEFRAQAARFAAVQTPKLAEALAYEARIFLAEHRIRDEPVTWHPPATLLSGLELPGPDPAHIDVSRLHRLVRQHKNPVQYAADVLGTSIEAVRHILDERPAPEPPPKSTVRPMPRIRMRARQEVPPDTFSRLYLDEHRSLDDIAELTGFSRKVLTALAREYGVSLRSGNRDYRRRGVVEKDWLTEQYVVHRRTLADLAREKDMSPTNMARWAHTHNIPLRSPGGRSHHTALRATDHAEE
- a CDS encoding DUF6193 family natural product biosynthesis protein codes for the protein MTSNSPRPARHEPTPADPVLYPDLAAAGSLAAALALAAAEQGLDLDAVLSDDSDPLRTASVASTAPDREPCWIFIGSESRWFNINGLRQGVQLLSGSTSDLEKLARAAAGWRNGARLREIEKAAPFIKVSELAEAHERGPAEAVTVQWRLLLEDLRQEADRLDLARQTLALAETASTDPKLRQLYPFTSHWSLHFTTCTGFPYSWDVPFVDPLSDGRYRVCGPSRGTVVGEADTAEEAISMVVERLPANCGPAMAGSSSQRRD
- a CDS encoding MBL fold metallo-hydrolase — encoded protein: MRITKYTHACVRFERDGRVLVIDPGTWSEPAALIGADAVLVTHEHADHIDVLRLAGLGVPVYAPAEANIPRLEVTAVSSGVEFTAAGFRVQPVGGRHAFIYAGEPDCANLGYIIDEAIYHPGDSLHVPEQPIETLLVPAQGSWMKTAEAIDFVKAIKPQRAFPIHDAQINGRGLSSVNGWLAEETDSGYRYLMPGESV
- a CDS encoding AraC family transcriptional regulator — its product is MLLDELRTLITRHAHDGGTAALDGVLVSLVTEPAPPATSTTGTVLALIAQGAKSLALGDRIYEYRAGQYLVASVDLPVTGQFTEASPAEPALGFGLVLRPSVIAELLLDPAAGDFRRVGRGVAAPSGIAVSDASDELIDAAVRMLRLLDRPRDLPVLAPMVEREILWLLMTGEQDATVRQLGLADSSLSCVGHAVRWIRDHYADTIRVDDLAQTARMSPSAFHRSFRAVTAMSPIQFQKQIRLQEARLLLIADPGDVAGTAYAVGYESPSQFSREYRRQFGTPPGKDAARLRETALATG
- a CDS encoding SDR family NAD(P)-dependent oxidoreductase, with amino-acid sequence MTTAIVTGASSGIGRGAAVQIAKRGSGVILTYNKNPEGAHETVAEIEKLGGAAVALPLDIGRSETFPAFRESVCRALADTWQADSVTYLVNNAGFGRMSMFEDTTEELFDTFVRVILKGPYFLTQTMLPLLQDGGAIVNVTSNSALSSGLEPGYSAYASMKGGLVVLTRYLAKELSVRGIRVNSVAPGPTRTRLADDAFAKYPEVIAPIAAKTALGRVGEAEDIGKVIAFLLSEEGGWITAQDIEAAGGYNL